A window from Primulina huaijiensis isolate GDHJ02 chromosome 11, ASM1229523v2, whole genome shotgun sequence encodes these proteins:
- the LOC140987196 gene encoding DNA-directed RNA polymerase II subunit RPB2: MDLEEECYEPAYNEEEDDDDEDITQEDAWAVISAYFEEKGLVRQQLDSFDEFIQNTMQEIVDESADIEIRPESQHNPGHQPDFAETIYKISFGQIYLSKPMMTESDGETATLFPKAARLRNLTYSAPLYVDVSKRVIKKGHDGEEVTEAQDFTKVFIGKVPIMLRSSYCTLYQNSEKDLTELGECPYDQGGYFIINGSEKVLIAQEKMSTNHVYVFKKRQPNKYAYVAEVRSMAETQNRPPSTMFVRMLSRTSAKGGSSGQYIRATLPYIRTEIPIIIVFRALGFVADKDILEHICYNFSDTQMMELLRPSLEEAFVIQNQQVALDYIGKRGATVGVTREKRIKYAKEILQKEMLPHVGVGEYCETKKAYYFGYIIHRLLLCAIGRRAEDDRDHYGNKRLDLAGPLLGGLFRMLFRKLTRDVRSYVQKCVDNGKDVNLQFAIKAKTITSGLKYSLATGNWGQANAAGTRAGVSQVLNRLTYASTLSHLRRLNSPIGREGKLAKPRQLHNSQWGMMCPAETPEGQACGLVKNLALMVYITVGSAAYPILEFLEEWGTENFEEISPIVIPQSTKIFVNGCWVGIHRNPDMLVSTLRRLRRRVDVNTEVGVVRDIRLKELRIYTDYGRCSRPLFIVEKQRLLIRKKDIQALQQRESPDEGGWHDLVAKGFIEYIDTEEEETTMISMTINDLVSARLNPSEAYSDTYTHCEIHPSLILGVCASIIPFPDHNQSPRNTYQSAMGKQAMGIYVTNFQFRMDTLAYVLYYPQKPLVTTRAMEHLHFRQLPAGINAIVAISCYSGYNQEDSVIMNQSSIDRGFFRSLFFRSYRDEEKKMGTLVKEDFGRPDRANTMGMRHGSYDKLDDDGLAPPGTRVSGEDVIIGKTTPISSDDAQGQAARYTKRDHSTSLRHSETGIVDQVLLTTNADGLRFVKVRVRSVRIPQIGDKFSSRHGQKGTVGMTYTQEDMPWTVEGITPDIIVNPHAIPSRMTIGQLIECIMGKVAAHMGKEGDATPFTDVTVDNISKALHKCGYQMRGFETMYNGHTGRRLSSMIFLGPTYYQRLKHMVDDKIHSRGRGPVQILTRQPAEGRSRDGGLRFGEMERDCMIAHGAAHFLKERLFDQSDAYRIHVCERCGLIAIANLKKNSFECRGCKNKTDIVQVHIPYACKLLFQELMAMAIAPRMLTKDIKQAKDVKKKGA; encoded by the exons ATGGACTTGGAGGAAGAGTGCTACGAACCGGCGTACAACGAAGAGGAGGATGACGATGATGAGGACATTACGCAGGAGGACGCGTGGGCCGTCATTAGTGCATATTTTGAGGAGAAGGGTTTGGTGCGTCAGCAACTCGATTCGTTCGACGAGTTTATTCAGAACACTATGCAAGAAATCGTTGATGAGTCCGCGGACATCGAGATCCGACCCGAGTCGCAGCACAACCCGGGCCACCAGCCAGACTTCGCGGAG ACTATTTATAAGATTAGTTTTGGCCAAATATACCTGAGTAAACCAATGATGACAGAGTCTGATGGAGAAACCGCGACTTTGTTTCCTAAGGCTGCAAGGTTAAGGAATTTGACTTATTCAGCCCCACTGTACGTGGACGTTAGCAAGAGAGTTATCAAGAAAGGTCATGACGGTGAAGAAGTTACCGAGGCTCAGGATTTCACTAAAGTTTTCATTGGGAAG GTTCCTATTATGCTTCGGTCAAGTTATTGTACTCTATATCAGAATTCAGAGAAAGATTTGACAGAACTGGGAGAGTGTCCATATGACCAGGGTGGTTATTTCATCATAAATGGAAGTGAAAAGGTGTTAATTGCTCAGGAGAAGATGAGCACCAATCATGTCTATGTATTTAAAAAGAGGCAACCAAACAAGTATGCGTATGTCGCAGAAGTCCGATCCATGGCCGAGACCCAAAACAGGCCACCTAGTACAATGTTTGTCCGGATGCTTTCTCGTACTAGTGCCAAAGGG GGTTCATCTGGTCAGTACATACGTGCCACCCTCCCATACATTCGCACAGAGATTCCTATCATTATTGTGTTCCGAGCACTAGGGTTTGTTGCTGACAAAGATATATTAGAGCACATCTGCTATAATTTTTCGGACACTCAAATGATGGAATTGCTGCGACCCTCCTTGGAAGAAgcatttgtgatccaaaatcaACAG GTTGCTCTAGACTACATTGGGAAAAGAGGAGCCACTGTAGGTGTCACCAGGGAGAAAAGAATTAA GTATGCCAAGGAGATTCTTCAGAAAGAAATGCTTCCGCATGTTGGTGTTGGGGAGTATTGTGAGACAAAGAAAGCTTATTATTTTGG GTATATCATCCACCGGCTTCTGCTGTGTGCAATTGGCCGGAGGGCTGAGGATGATAGAGACCACTATGGCAATAAGAGACTGGATCTTGCTGGTCCTTTGCTTGGTGGCCTGTTTCGAATG TTATTCAGGAAGTTGACAAGGGATGTTAGGTCGTACGTTCAGAAG TGTGTCGACAACGGGAAAGATGTCAATCTGCAATTTGCAATAAAAGCCAAAACCATTACCAGTGGCCTTAAATACTCTCTTGCTACTGGAAACTGGGGACAAGCGAATGCGGCAGGTACAAGAGCTGGAGTTTCCCAG GTGTTAAATCGTCTGACTTATGCCTCTACCTTGTCACATCTGCGAAGGCTCAACTCTCCCATCGGTCGTGAAG GGAAACTGGCTAAGCCGAGGCAGTTGCACAATTCACAATGGGGAATGATGTGTCCAGCAGAAACACCAGAAGGACAA GCTTGTGGATTGGTGAAGAACCTTGCACTGATGGTCTATATAACAGTTGGTTCGGCGGCGTATccaattttagaatttttagaGGAATGGGGTACTGAGAACTTTGAG GAAATCTCTCCGATTGTCATTCCTCAGTCAACAAAAATCTTTGTGAATGGTTGTTGGGTTGGTATTCATCGGAACCCTGATATGTTGGTGTCAACTCTAAGACGTTTGAGGAGACGT GTTGATGTTAATACTGAGGTGGGTGTGGTTCGAGATATTCGTTTGAAAGAACTTCGGATATATACAGATTACGGTCGCTGCAGTCGCCCATTGTTTATTGTCGAAAAGCAAAGATTGCTTATCAGGAAAAAGGATATACAAGCCTTGCAACAAAGA GAATCTCCTGATGAGGGTGGCTGGCATGATCTTGTTGCAAAAGGATTCATAGAGTACATTGAtactgaagaagaagaaacaacTATGATTTCCATGACAATTAAT GATCTTGTGTCTGCCAGGCTAAATCCAAGTGAGGCGTATTCTGATACTTATACCCACTGCGAGATTCATCCATCTTTGATACTGGGTGTGTGTGCTTCAATCATTCCCTTTCCGGATCATAACCAG TCTCCACGTAACACGTACCAGTCAGCTATGGGCAAACAAGCCATGGGTATTTATGTCACCAACTTCCAATTTCGGATG GATACTTTGGCTTATGTGCTTTACTATCCCCAAAAACCTCTTGTCACCACTCGGGCCATGGAGCATTTGCATTTTAGGCAGTTACCTGCTGGCATTAATGCCATTGTTGCCATTTCCTGCTATTCTGGATACAACCAAGAAGATTCTGTCATTATGAATCAGTCATCAATCGACCGGGGCTTTTTTCGATCCCTATTTTTCCGCTCTTATAGAGATGAAGAGAAGAAGATGGGAACACTGGTCAAAGAGGATTTTGGCCGTCCAGATAGAGCCAACACCATGGGCATGCGTCATGGTTCGTATGATAAATTGGATGATGATGGACTTGCTCCTCCAGGAACTAGAGTTTCTGGTGAGGATGTTATTATTGGGAAGACAACCCCCATATCTTCTGATGATGCTCAAGGACAAGCTGCTCGTTACACAAAACGTGATCATAGCACAAGCTTACGCCACAGCGAAACTGGGATTGTGGATCAGGTCCTGCTGACCACAAATGCAGATGGGTTAAGATTTGTCAAAGTGAGAGTGAGATCTGTGCGAATACCCCAAATTGGAGACAAGTTCAGCAGTAGGCATGGCCAAAAGGGAACAGTGGGTATGACTTACACACAGGAAGACATGCCATGGACTGTAGAAGGCATCACTCCCGATATCATTGTCAATCCACACGCTATTCCCTCTCGTATGACGATTGGTCAGCTTATTGAATGCATCATGGGCAAAGTTGCAGCTCACATGGGAAAGGAAGGTGATGCCACTCCATTTACAGATGTCACAGTGGACAACATAAGCAAAGCTCTTCATAAATGTGGTTACCAGATGCGTGGTTTTGAGACCATGTACAATGGGCATACTGGAAGAAGGCTTTCCTCTATGATATTTTTAGGTCCCACTTACTACCAGAGGCTGAAGCACATGGTTGATGACAAAATTCACTCTCGTGGAAGAGGCCCTGTCCAAATTCTGACAAGGCAGCCTGCTGAAGGACGATCTCGTGATGGTGGTCTCCGATTTGGTGAAATGGAACGAGATTGCATGATCGCACATGGCGCTGCTCACTTTCTGAAGGAAAGGTTGTTTGACCAAAGTGATGCCTACAGAATACATGTTTGCGAGCGGTGTGGATTGATAGCTATTGCAAATCTAAAAAAGAATTCATTTGAGTGCAGAGGATGCAAAAACAAAACTGATATAGTTCAG GTTCATATTCCATATGCCTGTAAGCTGCTTTTCCAGGAGCTAATGGCTATGGCAATAGCTCCAAGAATGCTGACAAAGGATATCAAGCAAGCGAAAGATGTAAAGAAGAAAGGAGCTTGA
- the LOC140988972 gene encoding probable 2-carboxy-D-arabinitol-1-phosphatase has product MIGCAGEMAVMFSPLLPTAAVYGSRKPPNLLAYSGQRDRVICSSSRPEQSTATEVSGNNSSLTGGAYDFQRATTSLSEKLLSSSKKVTIVRHGLSSWNKESRVQGSSNLSVLTEAGAAQAERCRNALAEMHFDKCFSSPISRAKSTAEILWQGRDQPLVYLDTLKEAHLYFLEGMKNVDARKKYPKEYTAWREDPSNFCVDGVYPIRQLWQTAHEAWLEILFTPGESFLVVTHKSILRALICTALGLGPERFRAIDVNNGGLCVFSFNIYGEAMLQALNMTAHMYTDHIYHY; this is encoded by the exons ATGATAGGTTGCGCTGGGGAAATGGCTGTTATGTTCTCTCCATTATTGCCAACGGCCGCAGTCTATGGTTCAAGAAAACCTCCCAACCTTCTGGCATACTCCGGCCAACGTGATCGCGTTATATGCTCATCTTCGAGACCAGAACAGTCCACTGCAACTG AAGTATCTGGAAACAACAGCTCTTTGACTGGTGGTGCATATGATTTTCAAAGAGCCACAACTTCACTTTCTGAAAAATTGTTGTCTTCATCAAAGAAGGTGACGATTGTACGACATGGTCTTAGCTCGTGGAATAAAGAGAGTAGAGTTCAG GGCAGCTCAAACCTGTCAGTCCTAACCGAGGCCGGGGCAGCACAAGCCGAAAGGTGCAGAAATGCCTTGGCCGAGATGCACTTTGACAAGTGTTTTTCGAGTCCTATATCTCGTGCCAAG TCTACTGCCGAAATCTTGTGGCAAGGGAGGGATCAACCTCTGGTTTATCTTGACACGCTCAAGGAGGCTCACTTATATTTTCTTGAAGGCATGAAAAATG TGGATGCCCGGAAGAAATATCCCAAAGAGTACACAGCTTGGAGAGAGGATCCTTCAAATTTTTGTGTTGATGGCGTGTATCCTATTCGACAATTGTGGCAGACAGCTCATGAAGCTTGGTTAGAAATCTTGTTCACCCCA GGAGAAAGTTTCTTGGTTGTTACTCATAAGTCGATTTTGAGGGCATTGATCTGCACGGCTCTTGGACTGGGGCCAGAGAG GTTTCGTGCAATCGACGTAAACAATGGCGGGTTGTGCGTCTTTAGCTTTAATATATACGGGGAAGCAATGCTTCAAGCCTTGAATATGACAGCCCATATGTACACTGATCACATTTACCATTACTGA
- the LOC140987934 gene encoding probable hexosyltransferase MUCI70 has protein sequence MTTGSLGLRSSGSYGSLLQIQNNSVSLPIQTTPPVSSRKPPKMLKEKEKLFHWIYKFAPRNKVGMLLLSLVSAAVFIWVLYVGKGEDAQLTIIPNTSIEFGPISKQKEKDSVDGILSPQIEEVQVIANVTLQPLSLLPTPVPPHVFFTGYKLPPGNPCEHFTLPPPPADKKRIGPRPCPVCYLPMEDAIARIPNASSFSPVLKNLTYVHEETLTKSEFGGSEFGGYPSLRQRNDSFDIKESMKVHCGFVKGAKPGQHTGYDIDDSDLLEMETCQGIVVASAIFGNFDVIRQPKNISDYSKDNVCFHMFVDEETEVFLRNSSDIGINKKVGQWRIIVVQNLPYTDPRRNGKIPKLLLHRLFPKARYSLWVDAKLELVVDPVQILERFLWRKNASFAISRHYKRFDVFVEAEANKAAGKYDNTSLDFQIEFYKKEGLTPYSVDKLPITSDVPEGCVIIREHIPISNLFTCLWFNEVDRFTSRDQLSFSTVRDKIWSKTNYTVNMFLDCERRNFVVQGYHRDLLEHWAPPPPLEAIVHVPPPPSITKENLKQTSPDSISSPFKKISTKRGIKKSKRNRKIIAHQKDMGNYSNFG, from the exons ATGACTACAGGGTCATTGGGTCTTCGATCTTCGGGAAGTTATGGATCTCTGCTGCAAATTCAGAACAATTCTGTATCATTGCCAATCCAAACTACACCACCAGTTTCATCGAGAAAGCCTCCCAAGATGCTTAAGGAGAAGGAAAAGTTGTTCCACTGGATCTATAAATTCGCCCCTCGAAACAAGGTTGGAATGCTGCTTTTATCTCTGGTTTCCGCAGCAGTTTTCATCTGGGTGTTGTATGTTGGCAAAG GTGAAGATGCTCAATTAACCATTATTCCAAATACAAGTATTGAATTCGGGCCAATCTCAAAGCAGAAGGAAAAGGATAGTGTTGATGGAATTCTCTCTCCTCAAATTGAAGAGGTGCAAGTAATTGCAAATGTAACTCTTCAACCTCTTTCTCTGCTTCCAACTCCAGTTCCTCCTCATGTTTTTTTTACTGGATACAAACTCCCTCCTGGGAATCCGTGTGAGCATTTTACATTGCCTCCACCACCAGCTGATAAGAAAAGAATCGGACCACGTC CATGTCCAGTATGTTACCTACCAATGGAAGATGCTATTGCTCGAATTCCAAATGCATCATCATTTTCCCCCGTTCTTAAAAATCTTACATATGTTCATGAAGAAACATTAACTAAATCTGAATTTGGCGGTTCAGAATTTGGTGGTTACCCTTCATTAAGACAGAGGAACGATTCGTTTGATATCAAAGAGTCCATGAAAGTGCACTGTGG GTTTGTAAAAGGAGCAAAACCAGGCCAACACACAGGTTATGATATTGATGATTCTGACCTTCTTGAGATGGAAACTTGTCAAGGAATTGTTGTCGCATCGGCAATATTTG GGAACTTTGATGTAATACGTCAGCCGAAGAATATTAGTGATTATTCAAAAGACAATGTCTGCTTCCATATGTTCGTGGATGAAGAAACAGAAGTTTTTCTCAGGAATTCGAGTGATATTGGAATTAATAAGAAAGTTGGGCAGTGGAGAATCATAGTCGTTCAAAACCTACCTTACACTGATCCGAGACGAAATGGAAAG ATTCCAAAACTTCTACTCCATCGACTTTTCCCGAAAGCCCGGTACTCGTTGTGGGTTGATGCAAAACTTGAGCTGGTTGTGGATCCAGTTCAAATTCTGGAAAG GTTTTTGTGGAGAAAAAATGCAAGTTTTGCTATATCAAGGCATTACAAGCGCTTTGATGTGTTTGTAGAAGCGGAAGCTAATAAGGCCGCTGGGAAGTATGACAATACTTCTTTGGATTTCcaaattgaattttataaaaaGGAGGGTTTAACACCATATTCTGTAGATAAATTACCCATCACCAGCG ATGTTCCAGAAGGATGTGTTATAATAAGGGAGCACATTCCTATCTCCAATCTCTTTACTTGTCTTTGGTTTAACGAAGTCGACCGCTTTACTTCCAGAGATCAATTAAGTTTTTCCACCGTGAGAGACAAGATTTGGTCAAAAACTAATTACACTGTCAATATGTTCTTGGATTGTGAAAGACGCAACTTTGTCGTTCAG GGGTACCATAGAGACTTGCTTGAGCATTGGGCTCCTCCTCCGCCCCTCGAAGCCATAGTTCATGTTCCTCCTCCGCCATCAATAaccaaagaaaatttaaaacaaacttCGCCCGACAGTATAAGTAGTCCATTCAAGAAAATTTCCACGAAGCGAGGCATCAAGAAATCCAAGCGTAACCGGAAAATCATTGCTCATCAAAAAGATATGGGTAACTATTCAAATTTTGGGTAG
- the LOC140988050 gene encoding L-type lectin-domain containing receptor kinase VII.1-like, with protein MEKQEKQLLQLFIVTILCMRSVSAIDFLYNGFDSSDVSLFGDATIKSRILSLTNDTENSIGRALYPKKIPAKQPNSSIVLPFSTSFIFSMAPYRNRLPGHGIVFLFVPFEGIEGAVSSQNLGFLNFTNQVPSTHVFGVEFDVFKNQEFDDINDNHVGINVNSLKSLAAYEAGYWSGENSFKKLKLNDGKVYQVWIDFAESLVNVTMAPVGMKKPNQPLLNVSLDLSQVLEDEMYVGFTSSTGTLIQGHKILAWSFSNLNSSLSEGLITSGLPSFELPKTPIYKTKGFFAGLTVGLLLFVFTACLFAFLWIRRNRRLRREREEMEDWELEYWPHRLTYQEVDSATKSFSDGNVIGLGGNGKVYKGKLPGGAEIAVKRISHETSEGLRGFLAEISSLGRLKHRNLVGLRGWCKKEKGSLILVYDYMENGSLDKCVFECDETKMLSFEDRIRILKQVASGVLYLHDGWESKVLHRDIKASNVLLDKDMNARLGDFGLARMHDHDKVAGTTRVVGTVGYMAPETVKSGRTSTQTDVFGYGVLILEVICGRRPIEGSKTPLVDWVWELFRRGELMNSVDTRLRDRGGLNEEEVDRLLHLGLLCVHPEPNARPTMRQIVKFFEGKTEVDEPENEDMDIHLLEQMKTKDIWSMYHQMFECGSGSHPTFEEIRQGLSSSLSSWSSIQVQGR; from the coding sequence ATGGAGAAACAAGAAAAGCAGcttcttcaattatttattgtaACAATTCTTTGCATGCGTTCAGTTTCAGCCATCGATTTTCTGTATAATGGGTTCGATTCCTCCGATGTGTCACTCTTTGGCGACGCCACAATCAAATCTCGGATTCTTTCGCTTACAAACGACACAGAGAACTCCATTGGTCGAGCTCTGTACCCAAAGAAGATTCCCGCTAAACAACCCAATTCATCGATTGTTCTTCCCTTCTCAActtcttttattttctccatGGCGCCGTACCGAAACAGACTCCCTGGACACGGCATCGTGTTCTTGTTTGTGCCGTTTGAAGGAATAGAAGGTGCTGTTTCGTCGCAAAATCTGGGTTTTTTGAATTTCACAAATCAAGTCCCCAGCACTCATGTATTCGGAGTTGAATTTGATGTTTTCAAGAATCAGGAGTTTGATGATATTAATGATAACCATGTTGGTATTAATGTGAATTCCCTCAAATCCCTAGCAGCTTATGAAGCTGGCTATTGGTCTGGCGAGAACTCATTCAAGAAACTGAAGCTTAACGATGGAAAAGTTTACCAAGTTTGGATCGATTTTGCTGAAAGTCTCGTTAATGTTACTATGGCGCCTGTGGGCATGAAAAAGCCTAATCAACCTTTGCTGAATGTTTCACTTGATCTTTCTCAGGTTCTTGAGGatgaaatgtatgttggttTCACATCATCTACAGGAACTTTGATTCAAGGTCACAAGATTTTGGCTTGGAGTTTCAGTAACTTGAATTCTTCGCTGAGTGAGGGGTTAATCACTTCGGGTTTGCCATCTTTCGAGCTTCCAAAAACCCCAATCTATAAAACCAAAGGATTTTTTGCAGGGTTGACAGTGGGACTTTTGTTGTTTGTGTTCACGGCTTGTTTATTTGCTTTTTTGTGGATCAGAAGGAATAGGAGATTAAGAAGGGAAAGAGAGGAAATGGAAGATTGGGAGTTGGAATATTGGCCACATAGGCTAACTTATCAAGAGGTTGATTCGGCAACGAAGAGCTTTTCAGATGGAAATGTAATTGGACTAGGCGGAAATGGGAAAGTCTACAAAGGGAAATTGCCTGGAGGAGCAGAGATTGCAGTGAAGCGCATTTCTCATGAAACCAGCGAGGGGCTTAGGGGATTCTTGGCGGAAATTTCGAGCCTCGGAAGATTAAAACACAGAAATTTAGTGGGGTTAAGAGGTTGGTGCAAGAAAGAAAAAGGAAGCCTGATTTTGGTGTATGATTACATGGAAAATGGAAGTCTTGACAAATGTGTGTTTGAATGTGATGAGACCAAAATGTTAAGTTTTGAAGATAGAATTCGAATTCTAAAGCAAGTTGCTTCCGGTGTTCTTTATTTGCACGACGGTTGGGAATCTAAAGTCTTACACAGGGACATCAAGGCCAGCAATGTGTTACTCGATAAAGACATGAATGCAAGACTAGGAGATTTTGGGTTAGCTCGGATGCATGATCATGATAAGGTGGCTGGCACAACACGTGTGGTGGGAACGGTTGGGTATATGGCACCAGAGACTGTGAAGAGTGGTCGAACATCGACTCAAACGGACGTATTTGGATACGGAGTCTTGATTTTGGAAGTCATTTGTGGGAGAAGACCGATAGAAGGAAGCAAGACACCACTGGTGGATTGGGTGTGGGAACTCTTCAGAAGAGGGGAATTGATGAATTCGGTTGACACACGATTAAGGGACAGAGGAGGGCTCAATGAAGAGGAAGTTGATAGATTGCTTCATTTAGGTTTGTTGTGCGTGCACCCCGAACCAAATGCTAGGCCAACAATGAGACAAATAGTGAAATTTTTTGAAGGGAAAACTGAGGTCGATGAACCTGAGAATGAGGATATGGACATACATCTCCTAGAACAGATGAAAACTAAAGATATCTGGTCTATGTATCATCAGATGTTTGAGTGTGGTTCGGGGTCACACCCAACATTTGAAGAGATTAGACAGGGATTGTCTTCTTCATTGTCATCTTGGTCTAGTATTCAAGTACAAGGTAGGTGA
- the LOC140988051 gene encoding uncharacterized protein, with the protein MARIPVKHRILMYGSSSEIESPGDPVAIDFSDTVFEFLSQESEGSSLTSSIDHEKEEDEEGENRNETGNGNAEDNDCFWETQHQLLQGIICRTSSLETKVRHIAREALKEAQLSGNMCACDRELQIGCRRCLMEVVRRSLHNAGYNSAICKSKWRSSPDIPSGEHAFLDVLDNSNPKKEVRVIIELNFRVEFEMARANEEYKKLIKRLPEMFVGKIERLLGLLKILCAAAKKCMKEKKMHMGPWRKHRYMQAKWLRTCKRTAFSPPLSSGFSVHLAPPTVSTLTADMIDNFTNLHRSVVKVG; encoded by the exons ATGGCTAGGATTCCCGTAAAGCACCGGATTCTGATGTATGGCAGCAGCTCAGAGATCGAGTCTCCCGGTGACCCGGTTGCGATTGATTTTTCCGATACAGTTTTCGAGTTCTTGAGCCAGGAATCCGAGGGATCGTCGTTGACGAGCAGTATCGATCATGAAAAGGAGGAGGATGAAGAGGGAGAGAATCGAAATGAAACCGGTAATGGTAATGCTGAAGATAATGATTGTTTCTGGGAGACCCAACATCAATTGTTACAA GGTATAATTTGCCGAACAAGTTCTTTAGAAACAAAAGTCCGACATATTGCCAGGGAAGCATTAAAAGAAGCGCAACTGTCAGGAAATATGTGTGCCTGCGACAGAGAGCTCCAAATTGGTTGCCGGAGATGTCTGATGGAGGTGGTGCGCCGCAGCCTCCATAATGCTGGTTATAACAGTGCGATTTGCAAGTCTAAGTGGAGAAGTTCGCCTGATATTCCATCAG GGGAACACGCGTTCTTGGATGTATTGGACAACTCAAATCCAAAAAAAGAAGTACGAGTGATCATTGAGCTGAATTTCCGGGTTGAGTTCGAGATGGCCCGAGCAAACGAAGAGTATAAAAAGCTTATCAAGAGGCTACCCGAAATGTTTGTTGGGAAAATCGAGAGGCTACTGGGATTGCTAAAGATTTTGTGCGCTGCTGCTAAGAAGTGCATGAAGGAGAAAAAAATGCATATGGGCCCGTGGAGAAAGCATCGTTACATGCAAGCCAAGTGGCTTAGAACTTGCAAGAGAACGGCGTTTTCTCCACCTTTGTCGTCGGGGTTTTCAGTCCATCTGGCCCCACCGACGGTATCCACACTCACCGCAGATATGATCGACAACTTTACGAATTTGCATAGGTCCGTGGTTAAAGTGGGGTGA
- the LOC140988582 gene encoding serine/threonine/tyrosine-protein kinase HT1-like, with the protein MDEEANSWIRRTKFSHTVYHRLNASRLSSAPFNVQPIRISGRVKSTLVEPAAVNPELEANAIQIQQHPNINKPRVVSPHPETKLSDSFREARFNQKRFSTPHPRRKENETGPGYLFHKDSRETKVPALNSARNHSPLRHFTSMKFHDKSKSRKESAWTKYFDHGGGRVTSVDAADEHMIDLSKLFLGLKFAHGAHSQLYHGIYVDEPVAVKIIRVPDDDENGFLGARLEKQFNREVTLLSRLHHQNVLKLVGACRKPLVFCVVTEYLTEGSLRAYLHKLEHKSLPFQKLISMALDIARGMEYIHSHGVIHRDLKPENILINKDFQLKVADLGIACEEVYCDLLADDPGSYRWMAPEMIKRKHYGQKIDVYGFGLILWEFVAGTVPYEDMTPIQAAFAVVNKNLRPTIPLGCPPTMKALIELCWSLQPDKRPEFWQIVKVLEKLESSFARDGTLNLVQNPTCQDHKKGLVQWIQKLGPTHHTTSSMHKPNFL; encoded by the exons ATGGATGAAGAAGCTAATTCTTGGATAAGAAGAACTAAATTCTCTCACACTGTATATCACCGTTTGAATGCTTCAAGATTGAGCTCGGCTCCTTTTAATGTTCAGCCCATTCGAATATCTGGCCGTGTCAAATCCACATTAGTAGAACCAGCTGCGGTGAATCCCGAACTAGAAGCAAATGCCATCCAAATTCAGCAACATCCTAACATAAATAAGCCGAGGGTTGTATCACCTCACCCAGAAACTAAGCTTTCTGATTCTTTCAGGGAAGCCAGGTTTAATCAAAAAAGATTCTCGACTCCACATCCACGAAGGAAAGAAAACGAGACTGGACCTGGTTATTTGTTCCATAAAGATTCTCGTGAAACCAAGGTTCCTGCTCTGAATTCTGCAAGAAACCATAGTCCTCTTAGGCATTTCACATCGATGAAGTTTCACGACAAGTCTAAGAGCCGTAAGGAGTCAGCATGGACAAAGTATTTTGATCATGGTGGGGGAAGGGTCACCTCTGTAGATGCTGCAGATGAGCATATGATTGATCTTTCGAAGTTATTTTTAGGGTTAAAATTTGCTCATGGTGCCCACAGTCAGCTTTACCATGGGATTTACGTGGATGAGCCTGTGGCAGTGAAAATTATCAGAGTGCcagatgatgatgaaaatggaTTTCTAGGTGCTCGGTTAGAGAAGCAGTTCAATAGGGAGGTCACTCTCTTGTCTCGTCTCCACCATCAAAATGTTCTCAAG CTTGTAGGGGCATGCCGAAAACCTCTGGTCTTTTGCGTTGTGACAGAATATTTGACCGAGGGATCTTTGAGAGCATACTTGCACAAGCTTGAGCATAAATCTCTTCCTTTTCAAAAGTTAATCTCTATGGCTTTGGACATTGCACGAGGAATGGAGTATATCCATTCACATGGTGTGATTCATAGGGATCTCAAaccagaaaatattttaattaataaagattTCCAACTCAAAGTAGCTGATTTGGGTATAGCTTGTGAGGAGGTGTACTGTGATCTTCTGGCAGACGACCCTGGTTCATACCGATGGATGGCTCCAGAAATGATCAAAAGGAAGCACTATGGACAGAAAATCGACGTGTATGGCTTTGGACTCATTTTATGGGAATTTGTGGCTGGAACTGTCCCCTATGAAGATATGACTCCTATACAAGCTGCTTTTGCTGTGGTGAACAAG AATTTGAGGCCTACTATACCTTTGGGCTGCCCACCTACCATGAAAGCTTTGATCGAACTATGTTGGTCTTTGCAACCGGACAAGAGGCCTGAGTTTTGGCAGATTGTGAAGGTACTAGAGAAGTTGGAGTCTTCATTTGCTCGTGATGGAACACTCAATCTGGTACAGAACCCAACATGTCAAGATCATAAGAAGGGACTGGTTCAATGGATTCAAAAACTCGGTCCTACTCATCATACTACTTCATCCATGCATAAGCCAAATTTTCTTTGA